CAGTTTAGATGAAATAAAATCTGTTGAAGGAGTTGAGGAAAAGGTAGCAAAAAAAATATATAACTTCTTTCACGAATGAGATTTAAATTTCCTAATTATCTAACAATTGGACGAATAATAATTGTTCCTATATTTGTTTTTACTTTCTATTTGCCAGGACTTTATGGAGATATTTTGCCATTTGCACTTTTTGTAATTGCTTCATTCACAGATTTTTTAGATGGTTTATTAGCAAGAATGTATAAGGAAGAGTCTAAGCTTGGAGAACTTCTTGATCCTATTGCAGATAAAATCATAGTAGCTACTGCCTTATTACTTTTAGTCATGGATCAGACTATAAAAAATTATGAAGTAATCGCAGCAATTATAATATTAACAAGAGAAGTGCTAATATCTGGATTAAGAGAATTTCTAGCTAAAGGCAAAATTAAATTGCCAGTTTCAAATTTAGCTAAACTAAAAACTTTTTTACAAATGTTTTCAATATCTTTACTTTTACTAGGTGATACTGGAAATAAAATTTTAAACTTTCAGGATTATAACGCGCAAACAATTGGGATTATTCTTTTATGGCTTTCAGCTTTTCTTACTTTATATACTGGTTACGATTATCTAAGAAAAGGTATAGATCATGCTATCTCTGAGGATAGCAAAGATTAAGCAGCTTTCTTATTTCTTACTACTTTTTGATAGCTATCAGAAAGATCTAAAATTGTGTCACAAACTTTAAAGTTATGCTGTGCTATTTGAGACACAGGTGTAACTTCTGCGGCAGTTCCCGTTAGAAAACAACCTACGAAATTTGACATCTCATCGGGTTTAATTTTTCTCTCATTTACTTTTAAATTTTTAGATTTTGCGATCTCAATTACAGTCCTTCTTGTAATTCCATCCAAAAATGAGTCTGGAATTGGAGTATGCAAATCATTATTTTTATCTTTAAAAAAAACGTTTGCTCCTGTGGCCTCTGCAATGTTTCCCTCATGATCTAACATAAGAGAATCTGTGTAACCTTGTGCTTCTGCCTCGTGCTTTGACAATGTGCAAATCATATATAGACCTGATGCTTTTGTATCCCATGGTATTGTGTTAGGGGCAGGTCTTCTCCAATTAGATATGTTTAATTTAATTCCCTTTATTTTTAAATTTGGATCAAAATAGGAACCCCACTCCCATGTAGCTATAGCAACATGAATTTTAGTTTGTTGCGCCGAGATAGCCATCATTTCACTACCTCTCCAAGCAACAGGTCTTACGTAACCATTTTGAACATTTTGAGCTGAAATTATTTTATTGCTTGCTAAATTAATTTCTTCTTTTGAATATGGAATTTTAAAACCCAATCTCTCAGCTGAGTAAAAAAATCTATCGGTATGTTCCTCTAACTTAAAAATACTTCCATCATAAACTCTCTCTCCCTCGAATACACAACTACCATAATGCAATCCATGACTTAAAACATGAACCTTTACATCTTGCCAATCTACAAGTTCATTATTATACCAGATTTTTCCAGAGCGTTTATCGTAAGGTATCATTAAAAAAATATTTTTTAAAAATATATTTGTATATATGATATGTCAATATAACTTACCAATATGAAAAAACTTTTATATCTTAAAGATCATGAGCTCAAACAATACATTGAAAAAATATTTATGGGATATAGAGAGACTGTATCAGACGCCAAAAAAGTACTGGATAAATACTCTATTGGAGTTGCACATAATAAAGTTATTCATCTAATTTCTTTATACGAAGGTATAACTATTTCAGAACTTTTAAAAAAATTAAAAGTAACAAAACAAAGTTTAAATAGAGTTTTAAAAGATCTAATTAAACTAAAGGCTATTAATTACAAAAAGGACGAGAAAGATACTAGAATAAAACACGTGTATTTAACTGAAAATGGAATGAAATTATTTGATGAGATTTTTAGCATACAAAAAAGAAGGTTATACAAAGCTTTTCTCAATTCTGCTTCAAATGAAGTGGTAAGTTTCGATAACGTTTTAAAGAAAATTATTAATGAAAAATTTTAATGCACATATATTAGTTGTAGATGATGATGATGGTATCAGAGATCTGGTCAAACAATATTTAGATCAAAATAATTTTTTAGTTTCAACAGCTAAGAGTGCTGAGGATGCTTTAGAAAAAGTCAAAATAATAAAATTTGATTTAATAGTGTTAGACATAATGATGCCAGGTAAAAGTGGCTTAGAGTTTACTAATGAAAATAAGGCAAAATTAAATACACCTATAATACTTTTAACTGCTAAAGGAGAAGCATCTGAAAGAGTTGAGGGTCTTGAAGTTGGTGCTGACGATTATTTACCAAAACCATTTGAGCCAAAAGAACTAGTCTTAAGAATTAATAATATCTTAAGCAAGACTAAAAAAGACAATCACAAAAGAGTGATAGAATTTGGAAGTATTAAAATAGATCTTAATAAGTTGTTCATCTATAGAGGAAGTCAAAATCTAAAAATTAATAGCACTGAAAAAATTATATTAGAAAAAATGATCAACTCACCTGGTAAAATATTTAAAAGAGAAGAAATAGGAAAACTGATAGATTTAGATAAAGAAAGATCAATTGATGTTATTATTACAAGATTGAGAAAAAAGGTCGAGGAAAACCCAAAAAGTCCTAAATATCTTCAAACAATCAGAGGAGAAGGATATGTTTTATGGATTGAGTAATTACATAAAAAATTTACTTCCAAAAAGATTATTTTATAGAGGTTTATTAATTGTAGCTGTACCCATAGTAGTATTACAAATTACAATATCTTTAGTTTTTTTTGACAGCTTATGGATAAAAACGAACGTAGGAATGACAAGAGGTCTTATTGCAGAAATAAAAACGTTTATAGATGCTTATGATAATGACCAGCAAGATAAAGATTACATAATTAATTTATTTAAAAGTAATCTTGAAATTGAAATACAACATAAAGAAGGAAAGGTAATACCTGGCGATATACCTGAGCGATGGTTCAGTCCTCTTGATAGATCACTAAGAAGAGAGTTAAAAAGTAAACATTTTGTTTACTGGTTCGACACTACCAACTACAAAGATTTAGTTGATATAAAAATTCAACACATAGACGGATATTTTCAGTTTTATGTTC
The Candidatus Pelagibacter sp. RS40 DNA segment above includes these coding regions:
- the pgsA gene encoding CDP-diacylglycerol--glycerol-3-phosphate 3-phosphatidyltransferase, whose product is MRFKFPNYLTIGRIIIVPIFVFTFYLPGLYGDILPFALFVIASFTDFLDGLLARMYKEESKLGELLDPIADKIIVATALLLLVMDQTIKNYEVIAAIIILTREVLISGLREFLAKGKIKLPVSNLAKLKTFLQMFSISLLLLGDTGNKILNFQDYNAQTIGIILLWLSAFLTLYTGYDYLRKGIDHAISEDSKD
- a CDS encoding branched-chain amino acid aminotransferase, yielding MIPYDKRSGKIWYNNELVDWQDVKVHVLSHGLHYGSCVFEGERVYDGSIFKLEEHTDRFFYSAERLGFKIPYSKEEINLASNKIISAQNVQNGYVRPVAWRGSEMMAISAQQTKIHVAIATWEWGSYFDPNLKIKGIKLNISNWRRPAPNTIPWDTKASGLYMICTLSKHEAEAQGYTDSLMLDHEGNIAEATGANVFFKDKNNDLHTPIPDSFLDGITRRTVIEIAKSKNLKVNERKIKPDEMSNFVGCFLTGTAAEVTPVSQIAQHNFKVCDTILDLSDSYQKVVRNKKAA
- a CDS encoding MarR family winged helix-turn-helix transcriptional regulator; the protein is MKKLLYLKDHELKQYIEKIFMGYRETVSDAKKVLDKYSIGVAHNKVIHLISLYEGITISELLKKLKVTKQSLNRVLKDLIKLKAINYKKDEKDTRIKHVYLTENGMKLFDEIFSIQKRRLYKAFLNSASNEVVSFDNVLKKIINEKF
- a CDS encoding response regulator, yielding MKNFNAHILVVDDDDGIRDLVKQYLDQNNFLVSTAKSAEDALEKVKIIKFDLIVLDIMMPGKSGLEFTNENKAKLNTPIILLTAKGEASERVEGLEVGADDYLPKPFEPKELVLRINNILSKTKKDNHKRVIEFGSIKIDLNKLFIYRGSQNLKINSTEKIILEKMINSPGKIFKREEIGKLIDLDKERSIDVIITRLRKKVEENPKSPKYLQTIRGEGYVLWIE